The Arctopsyche grandis isolate Sample6627 chromosome 12, ASM5162203v2, whole genome shotgun sequence genome includes the window AGTTCAAAGTCCGTGTTCTAAAATTAGGAGGCCAAAATGtcttttgcatattttttcgaGCGAGCTTTTTTCCGCGTATCGGCAAGCATTAAAAGCTCATATATTGGCGGTTACGTCTTATTCACATATGTGAAATACTTGAGGGCATGTCGTCTGTGTTTAACTCACCGCCCGATCATTAGTGACATGATTGCCACTAATTTCAATTTAGTGGCAGGCCTGGGAGATGGGATCTCCCTTACACCTTGCCCACTTACCGACCTACCCATCACGCGCCTTTTTTGTGCCTACCGCGCCCGCTCCGTAAATTAATAATGATCGGTTTCTATGGCAGCCGCACAATGAGATCGATATCTTTAAGATCAATCTACACCTCCAGCCGATTGACCAATACAGCGACAATTTAtcagaaaaaaatcgtaaatacCGCATTGAGAACGTACAAAAAATTGTTTCTCAGACAATGCCTAcggttgtttttttatataataataatacaatcaaaattaattgaatttttttgtgacatgaaaatatgaatatttaaaaattcaaattatctttgattttcttttatttataaaaatttaatctttTAAATGGAATTGCTTACAAGCGATATTGCTAAATCTACTTTCTTTAAAATGAAGTCTATTAACAACGGTATTTTAAccctacatttaaaaaaatggctaTTAAAAACCAATATTTTTATGAAGGTGCTTATTATCATAACACATAAAAGTTCAACTTTCTATACATTCAGTTTAATCAAATTATAGGGTCATTTGAATTGACAATACCATACAGAGATATGTATCAATTAAATTTAGCATACAACTTATACAAAAAAcaagttaaatatttataatcgtCACAAATTATACtcaaacaattcataaaaaatattcttttcaaAAACACCTTTCGAACAATGAACATAAAGacatgttattattaaataatcatgTTCGGCAGGACCAAAGTCAGGTTTTGTATGTACGAGGCCTAATTGAATTATTCCCATTCCGCAAGGTGTGCGCCCCAACCTACACTGAAATCGATCAAAGGTGTGTCTCACGTTGATACCAAAACGTCGTACAAAAggtaaatattatagataataatcaaaaaaatatatgatatatattttgtttctcCTGGCCTCGGTTATTATGTCATTCGAATTAATTTTTGACGCACGACATcgaaaaaaacttatttacaatgtgAAATACGCGAGGACgcgattaatttaatttaatttgaataaatttattaacatctcaattaaacttatttttatgttattcatAACGtgttttgtataatatagtaaatattatattatgtgtctACACCGAGCAATGGTTTCTATTTATTatgcatttatatgtacatacaacgtaTCTATTACAGCTATTTTTTAGAAATACTATGTTTTGTCTTTTATAAATTACtatttgttttacccggcttcgctcagtatttgtaatataagcagcgtaaaaatggcgaatctacataatagtaaatattcatttgtttttttattaaatttatttgaatcgaaaaaaaataatattcaaccaatcgaatcgtcgtcatagaaactttgacttgttttcgatgttccgaaccaaaaatacttacatacaaagtctctttcgaaattatatattcgacttaaatcattttaataGGTTCTTTTCATGTATGTTCGATGAAAAATATATCTACcgataaataatcaattaaaaattgagTTGCTCATCCATTGTGATTGTTTGCATGTCACGATTATTTTAATGAAGCATGTTCAATTAGTTGCACTCagtatttatctatgtacatgcataGCAAGTAATAAGTTATGATTATAATTGGCTTATGATTTTATCAAtagttttttaacattaaaacatttaaaatatttcgatcAAGTCTGTACAACTATTATCacctaaaatacaatttttgatactttttaatacttttttttggtattacaattcatttaatttttttctttaaaaagtaatttcattaaaaaatatatattctttttacatatatacatacatacatatatccgttTTTCATATAACCCAAAGGTTAATTGCTCACAAACTGAATTatcatgaataaaaaaaattattgcaattttttaccaattttcttTTGTACTTTTTGTCGCTTTTTATATTAATCGCTGTATCGTTGCATTATCATATAATAACCTTTGTATTGCTTATAAaacaaatacttttttaaatatatttttcctttttgtattatacaatattttaaggATAGATATGTAGCTATACATACTCCCTATACACAAAATATCCCAAAATAAATTTGTGAATAGACGAgaattataatttatgtacatatgtacatcaaaatagtgtacatataatagtatacatatttacctataTTAATTCATCTGTATGGTAATgaaatttacaaaacaaaatttaaactagtaaaaaataatatcgaaatcattcacaaaaatttcattatattcaatattaattaCTTACTAcactaaaaacatttaaaaaaaatctattccaATTGAAAACCAATACCCTTGAatcaaatttaaacaaaaaaatattttgacagttaaaaaaaattttgtggaCATTTTATATTTGACAGGTTGGGTCCAAGAACTATTCTATGAAtaccataaatattataaaataaaccaacCTCCAGATGCTTCGCTGCTGTTTGCTTCGAACGTTTTACTCGTCATTTGAAATAGAGCGTCTAAAGGGGTTCCCAAAGTGGAGGATCGTGGCCTAGGTGGTGCTCTGGCGCCTCCAGGCGAACAACACTCCGACCCGGAGCTGGACCTCGAACTGGCCGTTTCACTATCCGCAGTCCTCCCCAACAGTCTTTGAGCTCTCAACTGCTGCAACTCCAATTGCAATTCAGCCCTCGCCCTCCACGGCTCCCTCAACTCCAACTGCAGCTCGCCCCGTCTCCACGGCTCGCCCAAATCGATATGCTGCTGCAACTGCAAATGCTGCTCCAACCTCAACTGATGCTGCAACCTTTGCAAAGCATGAGCCGACTCCCTGGCGTGCAGATCCCACGGCCGCACAATCTTCTGCTGCTCCCTCACCGGTCGGTGCGACAAAATATCCAGAATCGAAAACGACTTCACTCCGTCGAAATGTCTATGAGTGGTCGGCCTTTGGCGTCTGTCTTCGGGCGAGGCAGTCCTCCTCGCCTCCCGTTCACGGTCCAGCtgcatcattttcaattttttcaacgGCTTGAAGTAATCGTCAGGGGGAGACGCCGGC containing:
- the LOC143919858 gene encoding uncharacterized protein LOC143919858 yields the protein MWWRLERRMQEDMESRASSDDEISVGCPSPPASPPDDYFKPLKKLKMMQLDREREARRTASPEDRRQRPTTHRHFDGVKSFSILDILSHRPVREQQKIVRPWDLHARESAHALQRLQHQLRLEQHLQLQQHIDLGEPWRRGELQLELREPWRARAELQLELQQLRAQRLLGRTADSETASSRSSSGSECCSPGGARAPPRPRSSTLGTPLDALFQMTSKTFEANSSEASGDGQANHLNLFNNRPQPKKKRKSRTAFTNHQIFELEKRFLYQKYLSPADRDEIAASLGLSNAQVITWFQNRRAKLKRDMEELKKDVESAKVLSAHKTFLENVTDLGILKKKAVSLGASEEAATNLIVSAQK